A genome region from Streptomyces sp. NBC_01296 includes the following:
- a CDS encoding transposase, which yields MGDDRTRFATAGSLKAYAGSAPITRASGKSCKVMSRKVKNQRLAAVGYVWAFNSLTRSPGARAHYDRRRAAGDRHIAAQRNLFNRFMGMLFHCLQNGHTHDEAAAFPQASAAIRAAAA from the coding sequence ATCGGCGACGACCGGACCCGCTTCGCCACTGCCGGATCCCTCAAGGCCTACGCGGGAAGCGCCCCGATCACCAGGGCCAGCGGCAAGAGCTGCAAGGTCATGAGCCGGAAGGTCAAGAACCAGAGACTGGCCGCCGTCGGCTACGTCTGGGCCTTCAACTCTCTCACCAGGTCACCAGGAGCCAGAGCCCACTACGATCGCCGAAGGGCTGCCGGTGACCGCCACATCGCAGCACAGCGGAACCTCTTCAACCGCTTCATGGGCATGCTGTTCCACTGCCTCCAGAACGGCCACACCCACGACGAAGCAGCCGCCTTCCCACAGGCCTCAGCAGCAATCAGAGCAGCGGCGGCTTGA